One genomic window of Salvia miltiorrhiza cultivar Shanhuang (shh) chromosome 4, IMPLAD_Smil_shh, whole genome shotgun sequence includes the following:
- the LOC131020132 gene encoding loganic acid O-methyltransferase-like: MGETFPMKGGDDAHSYSKNSRYQKLASDTVKEMIQEAVSEYLATESMSSRVTIADLGCSVGLNTFFAVQNLMEAVEAKWSSKNKLEFQVFFNDHSANDFNTLFTSLPPDRQYHAAGVPGSFHGRLFPCNSITVAYSSQSLHWLSKQPQGLHNEGRIHGSGAPEHVARAYSDQFEKDLGDFMSARAEEIVSGGLMFLLMPGTPEGVPQTELSAIFDYYGYTLMDLAKEGVVEKSAIDAFNLPIHIPTLEEMRKVIEKNGHFSIERIELINPKAGIEEALDAATVLVHMRAAMEGVFTAHFGASVVDKMFANVLPKAPQISHCFQALHNIHNQLFLVLTRK; this comes from the exons ATGGGGGAAACCTTCCCAATGAAAGGTGGAGATGATGCCCACAGCTACTCCAAAAACTCCCGCTATCAG AAATTAGCTTCTGACACCGTCAAGGAAATGATCCAAGAGGCAGTGAGTGAGTATCTAGCCACAGAATCAATGTCGAGCAGAGTGACAATAGCAGACTTGGGGTGTTCCGTCGGCTTAAACACATTCTTTGCAGTTCAAAATCTGATGGAAGCAGTTGAAGCCAAGTGGTCTTCCAAAAACAAGCTGGAATTCCAAGTATTCTTCAACGACCACTCGGCCAATGATTTCAACACGCTCTTCACCTCCCTCCCACCAGACAGGCAGTACCACGCAGCCGGAGTGCCCGGCTCGTTCCATGGCCGCCTTTTCCCCTGTAACTCCATCACCGTGGCATATTCCTCACAGTCTCTCCACTGGCTCTCCAAGCAGCCTCAAGGGCTACATAATGAGGGCAGGATTCACGGCTCCGGCGCGCCTGAGCACGTGGCCAGAGCCTACTCGGATCAGTTTGAGAAGGATTTAGGAGATTTTATGAGTGCAAGAGCGGAGGAGATTGTGAGTGGAGGGCTTATGTTTCTCCTCATGCCTGGAACTCCTGAGGGAGTCCCCCAGACTGAGCTGAGTGCCATCTTTGATTACTATGGCTATACCCTAATGGATTTAGCTAAGGAGGGAGTTGTGGAGAAAAGCGCCATAGACGCGTTCAACTTGCCCATCCATATACCCACACTAGAGGAGATGAGGAAAGTGATAGAGAAGAATGGGCATTTTAGCATTGAGAGAATAGAATTAATAAATCCCAAGGCAGGGATTGAGGAAGCGCTTGATGCAGCTACTGTGTTAGTGCACATGAGAGCTGCAATGGAGGGAGTTTTCACCGCCCACTTTGGAGCTTCCGTCGTGGACAAAATGTTTGCCAACGTTTTACCAAAGGCTCCACAAATTTCACACTGCTTCCAGGCTCTCCATAATATTCATAATCAGCTCTTTCTCGTGCTCACCCGCAAATAA